One genomic region from Rosa rugosa chromosome 1, drRosRugo1.1, whole genome shotgun sequence encodes:
- the LOC133739687 gene encoding transcription repressor OFP14: MPKKLQKRLQDYLTKIKKPPPSIQFPSKKWMRACKHPKTLSFAINNNETHDKDDDAATLSDIDEFLFENFRSLYLRDDQGDSINDDERREEKDLHRPPRDALRHKTLQMKEGRPGDHENESTNGPFWDKTLHLKKRRPDHQETQNQDGFLFESPRLNIDPPAADLCGSHRFSVSPGRLSSSVRTSTTTTTSEDAGSSSMSTRTLNDSAITSRSNNNDHVALPSDCISVLMYSPNPGDEFRRSMHDMVEARLRNKAKVDWNFMEELLFCYLNLNEKKSHRFILSAFADLVVDMRPDSDSVPERSRKF, from the coding sequence ATGCCCAAGAAACTCCAAAAGCGTCTCCAAGATTACCTCACCAAGATTAAGAAACCACCCCCTTCAATCCAATTCCCCTCTAAAAAATGGATGCGAGCCTGTAAACACCCCAAAACCCTATCTTTCGCTATCAACAACAATGAGACTCATGACAAAGATGATGATGCGGCAACACTCTCAGATATTGATGAGTTTCTCTTCGAGAATTTCAGGTCTCTGTACCTAAGAGACGATCAAGGAGACTCCATCAACGACGacgaaagaagagaagagaaagatcTACATCGTCCTCCTCGTGATGCCCTTCGGCATAAAACCCTACAAATGAAAGAAGGCCGTCCTGGTGATCATGAAAATGAAAGCACAAACGGGCCCTTTTGGGATAAAACTCTACACCTGAAGAAGCGTCGTCCTGATCATCAAGAAACCCAAAACCAAGATGGGTTTCTGTTCGAATCCCCTCGACTGAATATTGATCCACCGGCGGCGGATCTCTGTGGCTCACACAGGTTTTCGGTGTCCCCAGGTCGGCTGTCAAGCTCGGTTCGGACTAGTACAACCACCACGACATCTGAGGACGCAGGATCCAGCTCAATGTCAACACGAACCCTAAACGACTCTGCTATCACATCACGTTCTAATAACAACGATCATGTGGCACTTCCCAGTGACTGTATCTCAGTGTTGATGTACTCTCCCAACCCTGGCGACGAGTTTCGAAGATCCATGCATGACATGGTTGAGGCTCGCCTCAGAAACAAGGCAAAGGTCGATTGGAATTTCATGGAAGAGCTTCTGTTTTGTTATCTCAATCTCAACGAGAAGAAGTCCCACAGGTTCATACTGAGTGCTTTCGCGGATTTGGTCGTGGACATGCGTCCGGATTCTGATAGCGTCCCAGAGAGATCACGGAAATTTTGA
- the LOC133729474 gene encoding zinc finger BED domain-containing protein RICESLEEPER 2-like, which translates to MMERIVASIRNAIRYVRSSGQRLDVFKMCAEKYKVESKKVCILDVPTRWNSTFLMLDTALELRKAFDIMADKEDSKYDQYYDEDEDIDEEDDELQVGGSDSRKKPKRKRVGPLVKEDWEKATVFVRFLKVFYDVTMKISASNHPTSWKAFHDIVAIKSEIDELFTKSYMCTGSETEMILFDMAVKMRGKFDKYFGSLEDNSQLLFIALVLNSRFKIRNFESICNKWLKMEFDDINKKSAEVKELLVSLCDLYSPSMMSSRTGNGKSRSTESSVSQGSKSNSKKKVKATGKIADMEQDWERELEDSDEAVVGHEVDRYLLDPIEKSANPQKWDILEWWKMNGAQYPNIAALAKDVWAIQMSTVAKHAREEYASTVDQPEKPSTFKSSKASKNSKTWTLGWHYGIYYIGTCIFEMAGMCYVDLCSCRFVVEFKTCGARQQAEQLEA; encoded by the exons ATGATGGAGAGAATAGTTGCTTCAATTAGGAATGCGATACGATATGTTCGGAGTAGTGGACAAAGGCTCGATGTTTTTAAAATGTGTGCAGAGAAGTATAAGGTTGAGTCGAAGAAGGTTTGCATCCTCGATGTGCCAACAAGGTGGAACTCTACCTTTCTAATGCTAGACACTGCATTAGAGCTGCGAAAAGCCTTCGATATAATGGCAGATAAGGAGGACAGCAAGTACGACCAGTACtatgatgaggatgaagacatcgatgaggaagatgatgagCTGCAAGTTGGAGGGTCTGATTCAAGGAAGAAACCGAAGAGAAAAAGGGTAGGGCCACTGGTTAAAGAGGATTGGGAAAAGGCTACAGTTTTTGTGAGGTTTTTAAAGGTTTTCTATGATGTGACAATGAAGATTAGTGCCTCAAATCACCCAACATCATGGAAAGCTTTTCATGATATAGTGGCCATCAAATCGGAGATCGATGAATTGTTCACTAAATCGTATATGTGCACTGGTTCGGAGACTGAAATGATCTTATTCGATATGGCTGTGAAGATGAGAGGGAAGTTTGATAAGTATTTTGGGAGCTTGGAAGACAACAGTCAGCTTTTATTCATTGCCTTAGTGTTAAACTCAAGGTTCAAGATCAGAAACTTTGAAAGTATCTGCAATAAGTGGCTGAAGATGGAGTTTGATGACATTAACAAGAAGTCTGCTGAGGTTAAAGAGCTTCTAGTGTCCCTTTGTGATCTGTACAGCCCATCGATGATGTCTTCAAGGACTGGAAATGGAAAATCTAGAAGTACAGAGAGCTCAGTTAGCCAAGGCAGCAAATCCAACTCCAAAAAGAAAGTTAAGGCTACTGGAAAAATAGCCGACATGGAACAAGATTGGGAGAGAGAATTAGAAGACTCCGACGAAGCTGTTGTTGGACATGAAGTAGATAGATACCTATTAGACCCGATTGAGAAGTCTGCAAATCCTCAAAAGTGGGATATATTGGAGTGGTGGAAGATGAATGGTGCCCAGTATCCTAACATTGCTGCACTTGCCAAGGATGTTTGGGCAATACAAATGAGCACAGTGGCAA AACATGCAAGGGAGGAATATGCTAGTACAGTGGATCAACCTGAAAAGCCATCTACATTTAAATCATCTAAAGCATCAAAGAATTCAAAG ACTTG GACATTAGGTTGGCATTATGGCATCTATTATATTGGAACCTGCATTTTTGAAATGGCTGGTATGTG TTATGTAGACTTGTGCAGTTGTCGATTTGTAGTGGAGTTCAAGACTTGTGGAGCAAGGCAGCAAGCCGAGCAGCTAGAGGCTTGA
- the LOC133739690 gene encoding uncharacterized protein LOC133739690, translating to MSTGEDEMAKKLAREERRRRIAERGSDRMALITGQIQSLPPSPPVSPVLPPQQPRPPINVGTLFKDDNRRGSTLQTQEASNKVPTQTNIETKQSEGVDGSTKTQLPADTTIVSKSPTNTDQPQSQRRRTNFFSSKILNLCIVESENMRIVCSLIIALLVVLSYVDYALFGMNIVNSESVVASRPLYIILLTDVTVVMARLVYFREADEEERMVSSSQDNEGHSWAGAVKLLERGLVVYQAIRGIFIDFSVYAVVVICGLSFFIT from the exons atgTCGACCGGTGAAGATGAGATGGCAAAGAAATTGgcgagagaagaaagaagaagaagaattgcagAAAGAGGATCGGATCGCATGGCCCTTATCACGGGTCAGATCCAATCTCTCCCTCCCTCACCACCCGTTTCACCTGTATTACCACCACAACAACCCAGACCTCCAATCAATG TTGGTACTCTGTTCAAGGATGATAACCGTAGAGGTTCGACATTGCAAACACAAGAAGCTAGCAATAAAGTTCCAACACAAACCAACATTGAAACTAAGCAATCCGAAGGTGTGGATGGAAGCACCAAAACACAACTACCAGCGGACACAACAATAGTTTCAAAGTCACCAACCAATACGGATCAACCTCAGAGCCAGCGTAGGAGGACCAATTTTTTCAGTTCGAAAATATTAAACTTGTGCATAGTAGAATCGGAGAACATGAGAATTGTGTGTTCTCTCATAATAGCTTTGTTGGTAGTCTTGTCTTACGTTGATTACGCATTGTTTGGAATGAACATAGTGAACTCGGAGAGTGTCGTGGCCTCGAGGCCTCTATACATTATTTTGCTGACTGATGTAACAGTTGTGATGGCACGATTAGTGTACTTCAGGGAGGCAGACGAAGAAGAAAGAATGGTGAGTAGTAGTCAAGATAATGAGGGACACAGTTGGGCTGGAGCAGTTAAGCTTTTGGAGAGGGGTTTGGTGGTCTATCAAGCCATTCGTGGGATTTTCATAGATTTTAGTGTTTATGCTGTGGTTGTTATTTGTGGCCTCTCTTTTTTTATAACCTAA